Proteins co-encoded in one Pseudomonas beijingensis genomic window:
- the pxpB gene encoding 5-oxoprolinase subunit PxpB, with protein MKPRLEVVAVDCLMVRLFDEIAEANMPWMLAASERLRAVFAEHLIDLVPSYTTLMVHYDLLALNPVQARELIDEALHNLSPDAQSAGQCHVLPVWYDLSVGPELELLASRSGLTVAQVIRRHSEREYQVFALGFAPGFAFMGLVDEELAAPRLDTPRKRVAAGSVGIAERQTAAYPVVSPGGWNLIGRTPTKLFDRERDGYSLMQPGDTVRFAPVDHAEFIALGGDDTPLEAQA; from the coding sequence ATGAAACCACGCTTGGAAGTGGTGGCGGTGGACTGCCTGATGGTGCGCCTGTTCGATGAGATCGCCGAGGCCAACATGCCCTGGATGCTTGCCGCCAGCGAGCGCCTGCGAGCGGTGTTTGCCGAGCATCTGATCGATCTGGTGCCGTCCTACACCACCTTGATGGTGCACTACGATTTGCTCGCCCTGAACCCGGTGCAGGCTCGGGAGTTGATCGACGAAGCGCTGCATAACCTTTCACCAGATGCCCAGTCCGCCGGCCAATGCCACGTGCTGCCGGTGTGGTACGACCTTAGCGTCGGGCCGGAATTGGAGTTGTTGGCGAGCCGCAGCGGCTTGACGGTTGCCCAGGTGATCCGCCGCCACAGCGAACGCGAGTACCAGGTGTTTGCCCTGGGTTTCGCACCCGGCTTCGCCTTCATGGGGTTGGTGGACGAAGAATTGGCCGCACCGCGCCTCGATACGCCACGCAAGCGCGTGGCCGCGGGCAGTGTCGGCATCGCTGAACGCCAGACCGCAGCGTATCCGGTGGTGTCGCCCGGTGGCTGGAACCTGATCGGTCGCACCCCGACCAAACTGTTTGATCGTGAGCGCGACGGCTATAGCCTGATGCAGCCGGGGGACACGGTGCGTTTTGCCCCCGTGGATCATGCCGAATTCATCGCGCTGGGTGGCGACGACACACCGTTGGAGGCCCAGGCATGA
- a CDS encoding biotin-dependent carboxyltransferase family protein: MSRLLIEASTPLCLLQDAGRFGVRHLGVTQGGAADWLSMAWANWMLGNDLDAAVVEITLGGFTVVAEEDCVLALAGADLGARIDGQGVASWRFFSLRKGQVLALTQPVLGARAYLAAPGGFNAPAVLGSRATVVREELGGLDGRGRALSRGAHLSYSGTPTPRPMPYTRIPDFQQAQPLDLILGAQNGAFSGRSLFDAFNTPWTLDSRADRMGMRLLGTALEYQGPAMISEGIPLGAVQVPPDGQPIVLLNDRQTIGGYPRLGALTPLALARLAQCLPGAQVRLRPVVQAVAHRQQVECLRNFLDR, from the coding sequence ATGAGCCGGTTGTTGATCGAGGCCAGCACACCGCTGTGCCTGTTGCAGGACGCTGGCCGTTTCGGCGTGAGGCACCTGGGCGTGACCCAGGGCGGCGCGGCGGATTGGCTGTCGATGGCCTGGGCCAATTGGATGCTCGGTAATGACCTGGACGCGGCGGTGGTGGAGATTACCCTCGGTGGCTTTACCGTGGTGGCCGAAGAGGATTGCGTGCTGGCGTTGGCCGGGGCGGACCTGGGTGCGCGAATAGACGGCCAGGGCGTGGCGTCGTGGCGCTTCTTCAGCCTGCGCAAGGGCCAGGTGCTGGCGCTCACCCAGCCCGTGCTCGGTGCCCGGGCCTACCTGGCGGCCCCTGGCGGTTTCAATGCACCGGCGGTGTTGGGCAGCCGGGCGACGGTGGTGCGCGAGGAACTCGGTGGCCTGGATGGACGGGGGCGGGCGCTGAGTCGCGGCGCGCACTTGAGCTATTCAGGCACGCCGACGCCTCGGCCGATGCCGTACACGCGGATTCCGGATTTCCAGCAAGCGCAGCCGCTGGACCTGATCCTGGGGGCGCAGAATGGCGCGTTCAGTGGACGGAGTCTGTTCGATGCGTTCAACACCCCATGGACACTGGACAGTCGCGCCGATCGCATGGGCATGCGGTTGCTGGGCACGGCGCTGGAATACCAGGGGCCGGCGATGATTTCCGAGGGTATTCCCCTCGGTGCCGTGCAGGTGCCGCCGGACGGCCAGCCGATCGTGCTGCTCAATGACCGGCAAACCATCGGTGGTTATCCACGCCTGGGGGCCTTGACCCCCTTGGCCCTGGCCCGGCTGGCGCAATGCCTGCCGGGGGCGCAGGTGCGGTTGCGGCCGGTGGTGCAGGCGGTTGCGCATCGGCAGCAGGTGGAGTGTTTGCGCAATTTTCTCGACCGCTAA
- a CDS encoding YajD family HNH nuclease encodes MSSSTPPSNTAKLDRILADAQRDREMGYRDKALKMYPHVCGRCAREFSGKRLSELTVHHRDHNHDNNPQDGSNWELLCLYCHDNEHSRYTDQQYFGDGSLSTPKIAKATHNPFAALAGLMKKDE; translated from the coding sequence ATGAGTTCGTCAACGCCACCGTCCAACACCGCCAAGCTGGACCGTATCCTCGCCGATGCCCAGCGCGATCGGGAGATGGGCTACCGCGACAAAGCCCTGAAAATGTACCCCCATGTCTGTGGCCGCTGCGCCCGTGAGTTTTCCGGCAAGCGCTTGAGCGAACTGACCGTTCACCACCGCGACCACAACCACGACAACAACCCCCAGGACGGTTCCAACTGGGAACTGTTGTGCCTGTACTGCCACGACAACGAACACTCGCGCTACACCGACCAGCAATACTTTGGCGACGGCTCCCTGAGCACCCCGAAAATCGCCAAGGCGACCCACAACCCCTTTGCCGCTTTGGCTGGGTTGATGAAGAAAGACGAGTAA
- a CDS encoding 5-oxoprolinase subunit PxpA: protein MNRLLLNCDIGESFGSWTMGLDAEVMPFIDCANIACGFHAGDPSIMRKTVSLALSHGVRIGAHPAYQDLAGFGRRSMAYGAQELQDLLHYQIGALDGICRAQGGRVSYVKPHGAMYNDMMANPAQLRAVIQAVAAYDRQLPLMLMATRDNSAAQALGDEYGLTLWFEAFADRAYDSAGRLVSRQAPGAVHHDPEVIIGQALTIARGDALTASDGSALHLKANTLCVHGDNASSVAAVQRIREALDRQSAP, encoded by the coding sequence GTGAACCGCCTGCTATTGAACTGCGACATCGGCGAAAGCTTCGGCAGCTGGACCATGGGTCTGGACGCCGAGGTGATGCCCTTCATCGATTGCGCCAACATCGCCTGCGGCTTTCATGCCGGCGACCCGAGCATCATGCGCAAGACCGTCAGCCTGGCCCTGAGCCACGGCGTGCGAATCGGCGCGCACCCGGCCTATCAGGACCTGGCGGGCTTCGGCCGCCGCTCCATGGCCTATGGCGCCCAGGAGTTGCAGGACTTGCTGCACTACCAGATCGGCGCCCTCGACGGCATCTGCCGGGCCCAGGGCGGGCGGGTCAGCTACGTCAAACCCCACGGGGCGATGTACAACGATATGATGGCCAACCCGGCGCAACTGCGCGCGGTGATCCAAGCTGTCGCGGCCTATGATCGACAATTGCCGCTGATGCTCATGGCCACCCGGGACAACAGCGCCGCCCAGGCCCTGGGCGACGAGTACGGCCTGACCCTGTGGTTCGAAGCCTTTGCCGATCGCGCCTACGACAGTGCCGGCCGCCTGGTTTCGCGGCAAGCGCCGGGCGCGGTGCACCACGATCCCGAGGTCATTATCGGGCAGGCCCTGACCATCGCCCGTGGCGATGCGTTGACCGCCAGTGACGGCAGCGCCTTGCACCTGAAGGCTAATACCTTGTGCGTGCACGGTGACAACGCCAGCTCCGTGGCGGCCGTGCAACGCATCCGCGAAGCCCTGGACCGGCAGAGTGCGCCATGA
- a CDS encoding D-2-hydroxyacid dehydrogenase: MRVLIAEHDHAVYAQLLRQAAPDIEVLTSGDSAELSRLATDCPVWLGQPDLLATLLRQGHQPRWLQSTWAGITPLLADGLSRDYRLTRAVGIFGQVMAEYVLTYMLGHEREVLARLVSQVERKWDNRQGQGLAGRKVLIVGTGDIGQRVAQFLMPFGVQLYGIASEARALAPFIEVGALKDLPRLVGEMDYVINLLPNTPDTHDIYDAALFKQFKPSGLFINVGRGVAVVDADLVQALKDGHLAGAVIDVCRQEPLPQRHPFWTAWGLLLTGHSSAPTSPPMMVQLFLENLRAYQAGEALRGEVDFSRGY; the protein is encoded by the coding sequence ATGCGCGTTCTGATTGCCGAACACGATCACGCGGTGTACGCCCAGCTTCTGCGTCAGGCTGCACCCGATATTGAAGTCCTGACCAGCGGCGATTCCGCCGAACTGTCGCGGCTGGCCACCGATTGTCCGGTCTGGCTCGGCCAGCCTGATCTGCTGGCCACCCTGTTGCGTCAAGGCCACCAGCCCCGTTGGCTGCAATCGACCTGGGCGGGCATCACGCCGCTGCTGGCCGATGGCTTGAGCCGCGATTACCGCCTGACCCGTGCGGTGGGCATTTTTGGCCAGGTGATGGCTGAGTACGTGCTCACCTACATGCTCGGCCATGAGCGCGAGGTGCTGGCACGGTTGGTCAGCCAGGTCGAGCGCAAGTGGGACAACCGCCAGGGCCAAGGCCTGGCTGGGCGCAAGGTGTTGATCGTCGGGACGGGGGACATCGGTCAGCGTGTGGCGCAGTTCCTGATGCCGTTCGGTGTGCAGCTGTATGGCATCGCCAGCGAAGCCAGGGCGTTGGCACCGTTTATCGAAGTCGGGGCGTTGAAGGACTTGCCCCGTCTGGTGGGCGAAATGGATTACGTGATCAATTTGCTGCCCAATACGCCGGATACCCATGACATCTACGACGCGGCGCTGTTCAAGCAATTCAAGCCGAGCGGGTTGTTCATCAACGTCGGCCGCGGCGTGGCGGTGGTGGATGCGGACCTGGTGCAAGCCCTGAAGGACGGGCACCTGGCCGGTGCGGTGATCGACGTCTGCCGCCAGGAGCCATTGCCACAGCGCCATCCGTTCTGGACCGCCTGGGGCTTGCTGCTGACCGGCCACAGCTCGGCACCGACCTCGCCACCGATGATGGTGCAATTGTTCCTGGAAAACCTGCGGGCCTACCAGGCGGGCGAAGCACTGCGCGGGGAAGTGGATTTCAGCCGGGGTTACTGA
- a CDS encoding nitroreductase family protein encodes MSANSRIADYAIHPQFIERWSPRAFTGESIAEETLLSFFEAARWAPSAYNSQPWRFLYARRDTPNWERFLGLLNEFNRGWAQHASALVIIVSKTTFAVPGATEETPAQSHTFDTGAAWGHLALQASLSGWHTHGMAGFDQELTRKELKIPEGYALHAAVAIGKLGDKSTLAEYLQAREVPSPRRPLSELVAEGDFSL; translated from the coding sequence ATGAGCGCCAATTCCCGCATTGCCGATTACGCGATTCACCCTCAGTTCATCGAACGCTGGTCGCCCCGTGCGTTTACCGGCGAAAGCATTGCCGAAGAAACCTTGCTGAGCTTCTTCGAAGCCGCGCGCTGGGCCCCTTCGGCCTACAACTCACAACCATGGCGCTTCCTGTACGCACGGCGCGACACGCCGAATTGGGAGCGCTTCCTGGGTTTGCTCAACGAGTTCAACCGCGGCTGGGCCCAACACGCTTCGGCGTTGGTGATCATCGTCTCGAAAACCACCTTCGCGGTGCCCGGTGCCACCGAGGAAACCCCGGCGCAGTCCCACACCTTCGACACCGGCGCGGCCTGGGGCCACCTGGCACTGCAAGCCAGCCTCAGCGGCTGGCATACCCATGGCATGGCCGGTTTCGACCAGGAACTGACCCGCAAGGAACTGAAGATCCCGGAAGGCTACGCCCTGCACGCCGCCGTGGCGATTGGCAAGCTGGGAGACAAATCGACCCTGGCCGAGTACCTCCAGGCCCGCGAAGTCCCAAGCCCGCGCCGGCCATTGAGCGAACTGGTGGCGGAAGGCGACTTCAGCCTGTAA
- a CDS encoding DUF2937 family protein → MLLSYLRLVLFAVGLLVGVQVPGFINDYAKRVEAHLIEAQTGLQGFQGTANQFFKGDMQALVAHYRASEDPIFRSDADSLNTLLVRQQALDKQFQAMQGPWYIRLLQVALAADPDIRKETWNGYSYQILLTPEAMVWGISGAMLLSFGLECLFRLIDWVVLGGKRLRQSRPIEERNLRGL, encoded by the coding sequence ATGTTGCTCAGTTATCTACGGCTGGTGTTGTTCGCGGTGGGCCTGTTGGTTGGGGTCCAGGTGCCGGGCTTCATCAATGATTACGCCAAGCGGGTCGAGGCTCACCTGATCGAGGCGCAGACCGGCCTGCAAGGTTTCCAGGGCACCGCCAACCAGTTCTTCAAAGGTGACATGCAGGCCCTGGTGGCCCATTACCGTGCCAGCGAGGACCCGATCTTTCGCAGCGATGCCGACAGCCTGAACACCTTGCTCGTGCGCCAGCAGGCCCTGGACAAGCAATTCCAGGCGATGCAGGGCCCATGGTACATCCGCCTGCTGCAAGTGGCGCTGGCCGCCGATCCGGACATCCGCAAGGAAACCTGGAACGGCTACAGTTACCAGATCCTGCTGACCCCCGAGGCCATGGTCTGGGGCATCAGCGGCGCGATGTTGCTGTCGTTTGGCCTGGAATGCCTGTTCCGCCTGATCGACTGGGTGGTGCTGGGCGGCAAGCGCCTGCGCCAGAGCCGACCGATTGAAGAGCGCAACCTTCGGGGGCTGTAG
- a CDS encoding class II glutamine amidotransferase has product MCELLGMSANVPTDIVFSFTGLMQRGGKTGPHRDGWGIAFYEGRGLRLFQDPAASSESEVANLVQRYPIKSEVVIGHIRQANVGKVCLSNTHPFVRELWGRNWCFAHNGQLADFQPGVSFYRPVGDTDSEAAFCDLLNRVRQAFPEPVEVEQLLPSLIEACTEYRSKGVFNCLLSDGDWLFCYCSTKLAQITRRAPFGPARLKDVDVIVDFQAETTPNDVVTVIATEPLTENETWTRYEPGQWSLWRRGECVSHGRTE; this is encoded by the coding sequence ATGTGTGAGTTACTGGGCATGAGCGCCAATGTGCCGACCGACATCGTGTTCAGCTTCACCGGGCTGATGCAGCGCGGCGGCAAGACCGGGCCGCACCGGGACGGTTGGGGCATCGCCTTCTATGAAGGCCGTGGCCTGCGCCTGTTCCAGGACCCGGCCGCCAGCAGTGAATCGGAAGTGGCGAACCTGGTACAGCGTTATCCGATCAAGAGCGAAGTGGTGATCGGGCATATTCGCCAGGCCAACGTCGGCAAGGTCTGCCTGTCCAACACCCACCCGTTCGTGCGTGAGTTGTGGGGCCGCAATTGGTGTTTTGCCCACAACGGCCAGCTCGCCGATTTCCAACCGGGCGTGAGCTTCTACCGTCCGGTGGGCGACACCGACAGCGAAGCGGCTTTCTGCGATCTGCTCAACCGCGTGCGCCAGGCCTTCCCGGAACCGGTAGAGGTGGAACAGCTGTTACCGTCGTTGATCGAGGCTTGCACCGAATACCGCAGCAAAGGCGTGTTCAACTGCCTGCTTAGCGATGGCGACTGGCTGTTCTGCTATTGCTCGACCAAACTGGCCCAGATCACCCGTCGCGCGCCGTTCGGCCCGGCGCGTCTCAAGGACGTGGATGTGATTGTCGATTTCCAGGCCGAAACCACGCCCAATGACGTGGTCACGGTGATCGCCACCGAACCCTTGACCGAAAACGAAACCTGGACCCGCTACGAACCGGGCCAATGGAGCCTGTGGCGACGCGGCGAATGCGTCAGCCACGGCCGGACCGAATAA
- a CDS encoding cyclic nucleotide-binding domain-containing protein, producing the protein MSEPTLLNKEIRDWLMDCGLFDQLLPVDFAAASGYFSISAIAEGEAIFREGDAGSFMCIIHTGQVAVQKTGPDGQPVTIATLRSGRAFGEMAVLDGERRSASCIAASDCQLLNLGKDSLEKMLNDAPKIAAKIIRALAVSLSKRLRMADGQLLSQQV; encoded by the coding sequence ATGTCAGAACCGACCTTACTGAACAAAGAAATCCGCGACTGGCTGATGGACTGCGGTCTGTTCGACCAGTTGCTGCCCGTCGACTTCGCCGCGGCGTCGGGCTATTTCAGCATCAGCGCCATCGCCGAGGGCGAAGCGATTTTCCGCGAGGGCGATGCCGGCAGCTTCATGTGCATCATCCACACCGGCCAGGTGGCCGTGCAGAAAACCGGCCCCGACGGCCAACCCGTGACCATCGCTACCCTGCGCAGCGGTCGGGCCTTCGGCGAAATGGCCGTGCTCGACGGCGAACGGCGCTCGGCCAGTTGCATCGCCGCCAGTGATTGCCAGTTGCTGAACCTGGGCAAGGACTCCCTGGAAAAAATGCTCAACGACGCCCCCAAGATCGCCGCCAAGATCATCCGCGCCCTCGCCGTCTCCCTGTCCAAGCGCCTGCGCATGGCGGATGGGCAGTTGTTGTCGCAGCAGGTCTGA
- a CDS encoding spermidine synthase, translated as MKRFVLLDTTPIPDNGGALCLFEYGEDFVIKIQGGDGGQLMNTRMHGSEDALAEIPCRKVAGRPGSRVLIGGLGMGFTLASALKHLGKTAEVVVAELVPGVVEWNRGPLGEKAGRPLADPRTVIRLEDVAKVLQAEPQGFDAIMLDVDNGPEGLTQKANSWLYSAGGLAACAKALRPKGVLAVWSASADRQFSDKLKKAGFKAEEVQVFAHGNKGTRHTIWIAEKLKG; from the coding sequence ATGAAACGTTTCGTTCTGCTCGACACCACGCCCATCCCTGATAACGGCGGTGCCCTGTGCCTGTTCGAGTACGGCGAAGACTTCGTCATCAAGATCCAGGGCGGTGACGGCGGGCAGTTGATGAACACCCGCATGCACGGGTCCGAAGACGCCCTGGCGGAGATTCCTTGCCGCAAGGTCGCCGGTCGTCCTGGCTCACGCGTGCTGATCGGCGGCCTCGGCATGGGCTTCACCCTCGCTTCGGCCCTCAAGCACCTGGGCAAGACCGCCGAAGTGGTGGTGGCTGAGCTGGTGCCCGGCGTGGTGGAGTGGAACCGTGGCCCCTTGGGTGAAAAAGCCGGGCGGCCGCTGGCGGACCCGCGCACGGTGATCCGCCTGGAAGACGTGGCCAAGGTGCTGCAAGCCGAACCCCAGGGGTTCGACGCGATCATGCTCGATGTCGACAACGGCCCGGAAGGCCTGACCCAGAAAGCCAACAGTTGGCTGTACTCGGCCGGAGGCCTGGCCGCCTGCGCCAAGGCCCTGCGGCCCAAGGGCGTGCTGGCGGTATGGTCGGCCAGCGCCGACCGGCAGTTTTCCGACAAACTGAAGAAAGCCGGCTTCAAGGCCGAAGAGGTGCAAGTGTTCGCCCATGGCAACAAAGGCACCCGCCACACCATCTGGATTGCCGAGAAACTCAAGGGCTGA
- a CDS encoding YgaP family membrane protein, with amino-acid sequence MSDNNPFEPIESTPFQSHPPQNVHGWERVGSLAGGVLMMMGKGLRRGGVIGLAQLAIGGLALARGITGHCSAKSLLEKNRQNLHSARTRIEQAGEELSRLKANAEAATSTATVTGNDSLDSPKVGL; translated from the coding sequence ATGAGCGATAACAATCCGTTCGAGCCGATTGAGAGCACCCCTTTCCAATCCCATCCGCCACAAAACGTGCACGGCTGGGAACGCGTTGGCTCACTGGCCGGCGGTGTGCTGATGATGATGGGCAAGGGCTTGCGTCGTGGCGGGGTGATCGGCCTGGCTCAACTGGCGATCGGCGGCCTGGCCCTGGCGCGGGGGATCACCGGACATTGCTCGGCCAAGAGCCTGCTGGAAAAGAATCGCCAGAATCTGCACAGCGCCCGCACCCGGATCGAGCAGGCCGGTGAGGAGCTGAGTCGCCTGAAGGCCAATGCCGAGGCGGCGACGAGCACGGCTACGGTGACGGGGAATGATTCGTTGGATTCGCCCAAAGTTGGGCTCTGA
- a CDS encoding MFS transporter — translation MDTMTENDYLIAWGLYAFAALGCLLVWMRMTRWMWRWLREPLRLLMAVLLFSPTVVDPVKDKVAPALAIVALDILFKVGNNVWRAASDLLMYGMIAFGFYLVIVLIRFPIERAANARKERAAAAKAAAVADEPEDEPPFGVAGDDRYGRPPVPSNPQRSRIEPRL, via the coding sequence ATGGACACCATGACCGAGAATGACTATCTGATCGCCTGGGGCCTCTACGCCTTCGCCGCCCTGGGCTGCCTACTGGTGTGGATGCGCATGACCCGCTGGATGTGGCGCTGGTTGCGCGAGCCGCTGCGCTTGTTGATGGCGGTGTTGCTGTTCAGCCCCACCGTCGTCGACCCGGTGAAGGACAAAGTTGCCCCAGCCTTGGCCATTGTCGCCCTGGACATCTTGTTCAAGGTTGGCAACAACGTCTGGCGGGCGGCGTCCGATCTGCTCATGTATGGCATGATCGCCTTCGGCTTCTACCTGGTGATCGTGCTGATCCGCTTCCCCATCGAGCGGGCCGCCAATGCGCGCAAGGAACGGGCTGCCGCCGCCAAAGCCGCCGCCGTGGCCGATGAGCCCGAGGACGAGCCACCGTTCGGCGTGGCCGGTGATGACCGTTACGGTCGCCCGCCCGTGCCGAGCAACCCCCAGCGTTCGCGTATCGAACCGCGCCTGTAA
- a CDS encoding YcgN family cysteine cluster protein, which produces MAAKVEPFWIRKTLDQLDPHEWESLCDGGGLCCLQKLEDEDDNSVYYTRIACKLLDLKTCQCTDYPNRRDFVPDCIQLTPGKADEFKWLPPTCGYRLVSEGKDLPLWHHLVCGDRDAVHHERISQSGRMLAEGSVPEDDWEDHLIFRAG; this is translated from the coding sequence ATGGCCGCCAAAGTCGAACCGTTCTGGATACGCAAAACCCTCGATCAGCTCGATCCGCATGAGTGGGAATCGCTGTGCGACGGCGGTGGCCTGTGCTGCCTGCAAAAGCTCGAAGACGAAGACGACAACAGCGTCTACTACACACGTATCGCCTGCAAACTGCTGGACCTGAAAACCTGCCAGTGCACCGACTACCCCAACCGCCGTGATTTCGTGCCCGATTGCATCCAGCTCACGCCGGGCAAGGCCGATGAATTCAAATGGCTGCCGCCGACCTGCGGTTATCGGCTGGTCAGCGAGGGCAAGGACTTGCCGTTGTGGCACCACTTGGTCTGCGGCGATCGCGATGCCGTGCACCACGAACGCATTTCCCAGTCCGGGCGCATGCTGGCCGAAGGCAGCGTGCCGGAAGACGATTGGGAAGATCATCTGATTTTCCGCGCTGGCTGA